The following nucleotide sequence is from Dioscorea cayenensis subsp. rotundata cultivar TDr96_F1 unplaced genomic scaffold, TDr96_F1_v2_PseudoChromosome.rev07_lg8_w22 25.fasta BLBR01001384.1, whole genome shotgun sequence.
acatatatatgtatgtatgtatatgcatatacattggTTTTGAACTCCTGGGATTTGGTTTTATGGTCATTTTGACCGTAAAACAAAATCCCTCAATGATGTGATTTGAAAAGCACATAAAAATGAAATGCCTCAAAACAAACACTTGAGTTTAAAAAgataagggatttggagttataTGTAACTCCATATCCCTTCAAACAAACACCACCTAAGATGAAACTCTTGAgttattttccaaatttttatctatttatcaaACCCATCAGATAATCCACAAGAGgagaattaaaataattccaatttgaataattatttttttttaaaataatatttcaaaagttCAATTAAGTAATTATCTTTGTCCAAAAATAACTTGTGAGCTCTAATATTGGTGATAGTACAAATGTGAGACagtataaaattctaaaaatgccctctaaaattttaaaattaatttagaaaCTACTACATGTTGGTATCAATCGTTGGATTTCCATCCAATGATTATATAATATGTAATGAGCAGTATTATTGTGCTTATAAACAgtagcacaataaaaaaagtgTGATATACAGTATTTTGATCTAAACCATTCAATCGTTTTCtgtataataatcaaataaatatgcaCCGTCCAACCTTATTTCTGATAGACCAACAACAAAACATTATAAACACAAACCTAACACTAGTCAACCCTAACCAACCCGTTAATGAGTCTATCTCTCTCCACTTTGGTCACTGTGCTTAACTGCGGATgttggtaatatatatatatatatatatatatatatgaggaaaaGGAGTCTGCTGACATCCGTTGGTAAGAACAATGTCCCATTgtagagagagatagagagtaACAGGTAGGTTgtcctgtgtttttttttagtttgggtTTCTATAGGTCTAGTGGAAATAAGGATTGACGATTCAGATCCATTAAATTACTGTTACAACCATGATCTAACaattcatatcaaaataatgtGCATCCCACTTTTCACTATACCACTTTTCATAAGCACAATGATTTCAATCCAACTGCCTGTGTCGACGttcatagattttttatctatgaaTATACTTAGGATACACAacctctctctctatatatatagtttcaaataatttaaaatatttgatttataaaaaaaaaaaagcaaacttCGACAAGGTTTTACCACAcaataaaacatgatatgataataattacaaatactTTTGTTCATATTATGATCCTATAATATTTTCATCACCAACTTACTGGATGTTCGTGTTTAAATTACCGGTCTAGAATTTCAGATGAGATAGATAGGATTTGTAGAGATTTTATTTGGAAAGGACCTGAATTGGGTTCTAAAGGAATTCGGCTAGTTGCTTGGAACAGGATATGCAAACCTCGTAAGTTGGGAGGATGGAGTATCCTCAACATCCAAGATTTCAACAAGGCTCTCCTAGGCAAGTGGTGGTGGAGGATCATTTTAGGTGGTAACATTTGTTGGTTCaaaatcatcaacttaattaccTGAATAGAGGCCCTCTTGAACCTCTGTTTCACATACCTCCTAGAAGAAAATCCTTCTTATGGGCATGAATTACACCCATCCTGCCATCATTTAGATTTTCTTCTTCGAAGATCATTAAGAATAAGCGCTTCTATTCTATTTTGGCATGACAACTAGTTAGATGGTAGAGCCTCCAAAGATATTTGGCCCAACCTTAATGATGACTACAGCTTCCCCCGGTCATCTTTAAGAGCCTTCTCCTCTGATCTTCATTCTCCAGAGAAGATCTTCCGCACAGCTACCCTCGAAGAAATTACACCCCTCTTGACTGCTATTCCGGAACATCTTGATGAGCAAGATGATGTGCAAATCTGGGACCTTAGAAATTAATATGACCTTCTTGGTGAAATTCTTTTACCAATTCCTGGTGGATGGTTGCATTTGTAGCCCCCTCTATCATCACTTTTAGAAAGTAGAATGCCCTagaaaaaaaacccttttttttgATGCCTCACttgggataacaaaattctaacTCTTACCAACCTAGCCAAAAAAGATTGTAATATCCAATGTGCTACAGATACATGTGTGTTGTGCCATAGGTGCTCGGAATCAGTGGATCATCTTATGCTTAAATATGATTTTCCGTCCGCATTTGGCAATTTTTCAAACACAATTTAGGGTTGCTTTTACATCCTTGTTCCATTTTTGAGGTCTGGACTTCTTGGGATTCCTTCCACTCAAGCGCGACTTTGAGCTTTTTGGGGTCTCCTTTCAAGGGCTATTTTCTGGAATTTatggcttgaaagaaacaattgtatttttttaacatgaatgCACACTCACCTCATTCAGTTGTTTCCAAAATTATTCATATGCTACTTTTTTGGATCTCTACAACTAGGGACCGGACACATTGTTTCTTAGGTGACTTTATTCAGAACCTCAGGCGCTCCCTTGATTTCCTTAGCACTAGGCAGGAAGACCACACTGGTTCAATAACCTCGCCTATTGTCCATGTGTGATCCAATCCCCTCGGCAGCTTGAGAAGGCCTTAAATACCAAATGGTGGACTTCGCTTTCTCAATTATTTTATCCTCATGTTGTTTTccaccttttttcttttttctcctgCAGTTTTTTTGAGGTGTGCGTCATTCTTGGTGGCGGCTTCCCGGCTCTCGTCAAGTCTGTGGTAGTGCTTGTCCCTTTTCTCCTATTGTTTGTTGGCTTATGTTGTGTTTGTACTGTTTCTTTTCCCTCTAATAAAtcggtggtttatccactttattcataataataataataataataataataataataataataataataataataataataataataataataagggttCCCCCTTTGtggccttcttttttttttattattatcaaaatagcCCTAGGGACTTCATATCAATGTCTAATCAGCACCCTATGTGGTGCCGGGTTGCTGACTGggcattttaaaaagaaaattactgGTTTTTGCATTTCAACTCctcatcttttttaaaattatttaaatagcttatttgtggttttttaacccaatttttttatattattattaaaatagaaaacattatttgaaattagagttattattattaaccagagaatcattaaaatgagaattattttaaattattttattaatattttgattattatttgagTGGCTTATTGAAGTAggaattagttaaaattatttctattattattagtaaaatattattattttagtggaaattattttaaattattttactgATGAATCATGACTTTGATCGGAGCCCACTCTAATGATCGCAGCGGTGACAGTGGCTCCCGGCTCGGCCCAGGGAATCCCCGTCCCCGTCGGGTTGGGTCCCCTCGGGGAtgggggattccccgccccggTACCATCCCTAATACCTACACATAACTtttccaataataataaaataaagagcaAAGAGTACTTCATCCTATCCTTTTTAATTGTCCATTGTCCATTTTAACTAAAtcatatgtattaaaaaaattagttaaaagtagttgtttttctaaaatttataaaaaaattatattaacttttaaaattgcccttatttaaaatatgtagttgaatatattcattagaaattataaaaatacattaaatataaaaagcaaatttgaaaaaacaatatttaatacttcACGAATTTTCTAaatgaacaaacaaaaaagaaaaaaaaaattctaaaatgggacaagtaaaaaagaatcgGAGGGagtaaaatacatatataatcatCGAATTATTTACGTacttctattttaattatgtaattgtaaaacatttttattggCTCAtccaatataaaaattatactccctccgttcctttttatatgttgtgaataaccgaatctcacataccaaaaaagttggttatttcacataatttaataaaaaattagttatctttccaaaattacccctaatttatatctttcacatttttctctcatattaaatttcaagaagagaattgaatagagtgttagggcaactttggaaaaaaaataataaatgtttcttaatgttaaaaaatgacagataaaaaagaacatgggtttatgacagataaaaaggaacggagggagtaataATTTTGATCACTAACTCTTATGCTATTAAAGATAGATTGACATGAGAATTCACATCACTCTTATTTCACAATGTCAATACTACAATTAGCTAATGATGTCTTTTTCCCCTTtcacctctttttcttttactgttttttcttttcttttctcttgcatttaATTCCCtatttatcttctattttggattccctctctctctctctctctctctctctctctctctctctctctctctctctcgtctaTAGCAATGGTGAAAGTGCTTTTGTCTTGGTGTTTGGATCTAGAAGCTTTGACTTAGATCAAAGATGTATGATACTATGGCAGGGGAATGGAGCTCATTGGTGCTCACGGCCTCGCAATAAggggtctctctctctctctctctctgcacTATGTAGCAATGGTGAAAgtgcttttttatttattttatttttttatttgtcttggTGTTTGGATCTAGGAGTTTTGACCTAGATCAAAGATGTATGGTACTATGGCTGCGAGATGGAGCTCACTAGCGCAGATCTAGGAGCTTTTACCTAGATCAAAGATGTATCGCAATAAGGATGCATTTAATTGGATGCAATTATAAATACATTGGATTTTCATTTACAATGCAATTGAAAattcatgaatttgaaaatacagTAATATAAAATCTAGTGTTTAGTTGAATGTAACTGAAATTACTGtataacataattttatatttgtttagaGAGATTTGTGAATCTGTATTATGAAATCcaggtgtttggtttgatgtatttaggAGATGTGGGCACCCATGGTGAGATTACCCTCAAACCCTCATactcacaattttttttgtttgcttttatttttaatgtcaatgttgattattttattgaatgtaATTATTATTCTAATCAACATAagcattaaatttttaattaaattaatttataaattattattatattttttaaaatatattatcataGATGACTTCTCCcaataatattttacttgtttatttaaattttaatttaataacccaagttaaataaaatttaatcatgtatgttaaataaattttgaataaaaaattaattaaatgagttattactcaaaatttaattataaatagatTTCAACAATTCATAATaacttgtttaatatttttgaataataatattgcTACAAATTAGCCTCTTGTACCCCATATGGCATACaactataaagaaataaatatggcGAGGCAATATGTCCAACAAGATCAATTTATACAAATACTTTACATTCATTGATAATATTTGTTTGTTCCCATCATTCATGGAAGAAGCTACATCCATTTATAATTGTAAAACATATGGAAAGCATTTTGCTCACATagttgaaaaaatttataaaaattatatacaacATTTATTCACTCCCAAAAACATTCAAGGAAGAAACTACATCCATAACGCTCCATCGAGTGCTTCCCACTTAACATGTCCCTGGATcaagacaataaaaataataacaatagcaattaaaaaaaaggcaatcAAATTTAGAATTACCAACTTGTTGACAATTATAAGCATAGCAAATATAACATAACAAATGAGACAATTACAAGCATAAGATGTTCAACatacataatataaataaaaaacatagttaAATATTCATCACAGTCACAATCATAAGATAAACTAACAAATATAGACCATCCCAATATTGTAAGACATCAACAGGTACAAAATAATGCATAGAAATTAGCTTCAGGTTTGGCTAATTTTTCCCTCAATAGCCTCCTCTTTGATTAGCCATTGTTTCAAAAAACTCCTCTGCCCAATACATTCTAAGTTCTTCATCCTTCGTTAACAAATATATAGCCCTTATTTCATCCGCCATCCACTAATCATAGGCCCTATTGATCTCATGGCCAGCATATCCATAtacttttaatttcatgcaCTCGTTCATAAGGTCTTTGGCAAAGGCCAAAGTACGAGTGGAATTCATATTCCCTAGTACCTCCTTAAACGTGCTATTCATTCTTGTATTGCTTCAACTTCAgagattaattttctttttccttttcctcttcTTGTTTGAGTGGATGTTGGTCCCCTTGATTCTGAGCTTTTTGAATGAGTGTGGTTAGGTGTTGACATATTTACATAAAACTCGGTCTCCTCAAAAGACATATCATCAAGACAACCAATTGGAGGTGATTGGTGAAAGTTTTCATTATCATACATGTCCGTGTCGATTTCATCTCCAAGGTGAATAGCATGACGTCCACTAGCCCGGTCATTACCACAAATAATCTGCAGCAAGTCATGATCTTTGATAGGCTTGTTAAGGAATTGTTCATCTTATGGATGAATCTAGTACACATGAAAAAATCACTATAGGGTTTAAGTAAACACTACAAaggtaaaattataaataaaataaaataaaatttggttcCAAGTAAATTAATACCTTGATATAGTTTTTATACTCTGACTCCCccattattatcattttcattctaTCATCCCAACCCATTCTACTTAATTCCTTTAGCTTTTTAATTCTTTCCCATCGTTTGCCAATTGTCCTTAGGTGGTTGGACACATTTGATTCAGTAACAATGATGTCGAACTCATCTTTCATTGCCTTAGTTGTAGCATGTAATGCTTGGGGGTTGAAACCTTTATCAACTTTGAAGCCTTGTTCTACTTGGGAGGTCATGAATCTTATAAAGAAGCAGCTTTCAGTGGGTGTCCATCTTTTGTTACCACCAGTTCTCTTGGTAGGGCTTCTTATTGTTGATGTTTGGCTATCCTCTGATGCTCTCATGTTGTCCATTCTATATTTGTCAAACATATAAGCAAAAGATAAAATTGAGGAACAAAATGTGGAACAAAAGATAATAGTACTGCTATCCGTTCTTATTTAAGTACAGATGTACaattaacaatataattaaaaatgaggAACAAAAGATAATAGTGCAATTCATGGTCCAAATAAAAaggtaattatataaataaaaaaatgggcaTCAATACAGTGCTAACAAGAACTTTTAATGAAGGAAATGAATATTTCAAAAGTGAAAAATGTATACTAAGTAGTGAACCACATTCTATGCCACCAAAATGTAAAatttgttggaaaatatataaaacaaacatgATTAAAACTTACAAcatttctcataaaaattaattaataaagaatATTGCCAATTGTCAGCTTACACATGCACAACTAGAATCAAATATACTGGTATTACAGCCATATAAACCCATTAAGGCTAgaaattgataatattatttatgctATTAGGACTAGTAATATATCGAAATCAACAGTCTTAAATGAAcatgttacatatatatatatatatattgatggccATTATCCATTATTAAGCATTAAACCATAACACCATAAGACTTATGTTGGGAAAATGAACCTAAAAGAGATGCAGTAGAATAGGTGCACTTCTCCACTAGTCAGCTCACAATATCTCTCATAACCTAATTTTTACAGAGAATAGCTAAATTAGCTGAATTTGGTGTGAGCCaagataaattaaattcaaGATTCAATACGAATAAATTAGCATCAAAGTTTGAGCATGTTTATCCAGAGTTCTAAAAAAGGGGGAGAAAACTTCagataaaaaacaaagaggCATGGAAAATAGCTAATTTTCTACACTTGGGCTAGATCTTCAAGCAAGAGcccacacaaacacaaacatacaCCAAACTACTGTCATATGTcaaaaaaagttacaaattaTGCTcgacaaaataaatatttctttatgCTCGACAAAATATTCAATTCTACCATCATATTCTTGATGTTCTAGATaccatagaatataaaaaaaaagacacaccTGCAAACAAGAACCCCACAAATGTATACTCGCTTGATAATCACCTCAACATTGACATGATAAGAATATTAGGACTAGGGCAGAAGATGATCTACATTATGAAAAAGAGAATTGGCATCTCTGCTAGTATGACAATACAATGCTTAAAAAGTTTGATTACAggtataatattttttgttcttgAACTAGCATCAAGAGTATCATCTCCATGATGCCAGTTCAATGTCACTTTGTGCTCTTCAATAATCACCTACAATTTACTCTCAGATTATTCATGCACCATGCTTAGAATTAATAAGAAAAGGTTAGTCTAAGAAACAAGTGATAGGAAATACAAAGGGGCTCTCCCAAACTTTGCTTTGAATTTGAACTAAATTAAATACCTCActcaaaagaaacatagaatttATTTGAGCACATATCAAAATAACTCGTCAACTTAGAAATAATAGTACAATTCATGGTCCAAATAAAAAGGTAATTATCTACTTATTCGCCCACATATTGAGTGCAATTGTTTCTTGGTGTGCGACCCATTCTTGGGTCTCTTCTGTTTGTTCTCTTGTGTTACTTTGTGAGGGTGGCCGATGTGGAGTCCATTCTCCCTCAAATGGTATAAACATGTCTTCACCCCcacttaatatataattatgtagaatGCACGTGGCCAAGAATTATTCCGCTTGAGTTTTGAATGGATAAAATGGTCTAGATGCGAGAATTTTGAAGTGACCTATAAGAGAACCAAATGCACGTTCAATTGTTGTACGAGCTAAGGAATGACGAAGATTAAAAAGTTCTTTATAATTTGCAGGTGTTCGTAAGCCAAACTCTTTAAGGTGGTACCTAACACCCCTATAAGGAGCTATAAAGCTGGTTTTGTAGAGTACCCCgcatcaaccaagtaatactttcctaagaaaaagaaaatatgaaagttaaaaaaaattataatgattagATTAATGTCACATGTCAACCTATAGCAAATTACATGAAATAGATACCTTCAAGGACTGATAAGTCATTTGGCCTCTCAAGTGTATCATGCAAGACTAGGGCATCGTGTGCTGAACCTTCCCATCCAGCGAGGACATAGGTAAAATGTAACCCAAAGTCCACAACAGCAAGCACATTTTGTGTAGGATATGGTTTTCGTCATCGAAATGCTGCAACTTCATATGAAGAAACAGAAGCATGGATATGGGTCCCATATAGAGCTCCAATATAATCCTATCATTAATGTAGTATAAAGAAGAATTGTTTCTTGTGTGGTAAATTcatgataagtaaaaaaatgtGCCACTACCTTGAAATAAGGGTATAATGTAGCCCTTGATGCTATGTATGTAGGCATTTGTGTACTAAGTGGATGCACGTAGTTAGCACATAATTGTCCAATTGTGTAAAGCATATGATTGAAATACCAACTAATAGTCTCACCAGACCTAAGAAAGTTATGCGAAATGACATGATTGTGTTAATTATGCCCTATAGTGTGGAGGAACATCAATAGTTGTTCTTCATTGGTAGTATGTAATGTATCTCTCATAAGACCTTTTTGTTTCATTACAGTgcaaagattgaagaaggtggATTTTTTCATACAAACCATGTTGATACTAGTAGTGTCATTGCCATCCACCAACCTGGACAAATATTGCTCTCTAATTTCTAACTGACTTTGTGAAGGTTCTCTACAAACTCTGCGTCTTTTTCTACGCAAAAGCAAGGTGACTGCATAAGCCGCAGCTAAAAATATAGCTTACATGGCATATAACTTATCCCTTTTGTCATTCATGTGCatctacaatttttaaaaatacaaagattaaaaaaaatgcaatgcaCTAGAGCAACCCaatcattataaataaaaaaaaaacattgtatacggctatacatgcacaagagCAAACCAATCAATAGCCGTACATCAAAAGAGAATCAAAATCAGAATGAGCACATGAGTATGTATGACCAAAAGGTTAAAAAAGTGATAGAGTAGATGTATGCATTGTTTATGATAGAGAGGTTTGATAATGGTGTCAGTGTGTGTTGGTTGATAGGCTTTGAAACACAATAACTAAATCTGATGATTAACCCCTATTTAACATTGACCTATTAAGTGAGCATATTAGCATATACACTTATGCTGCAAAACATACCAAAAGTTCAGTATAATTTGTGTTCTCATGCAATCATGTCAAAGTTCAGCATATTTATGTTCTCATGCAAACAGATTGAATTCAAGATTTTTATACCAAGAATTTCCAATATTTAAACTTCAATCAAGTTTATGTGAATGAATTTCTTGTTTTGTGGAgatgtatacatatacaaatTAGAGTAGATTAGCAGCTTAACCATGTCTGCAACCAACCACTTGtctaattctttttctttaacttttttttatggtaTTAGACTGTTAGAAGCAACATCCAATTATACTCACGGCTATATTCATAATTAATGGattcattttcttcaacttCAATCCTTATAATACTACATGACACCAATAGAACTTCCTAACTAACAAGAATTACCATAAAAAATTAACTGATTGCACTCCAATAAGAAACTGGTCATATTGTACGAAGTATGCACATTTGCATAGAAAGAGATCAAATGCTTATGGAGACAATCAGTAAACTTTGATAATTTGTGTGTGAGAACTACTATCCAATGGCGACAAAGTTATCAAGCACCATCTAGATTTGGGCAAAGGCATAATAATACCACCATCAATTCAGTCAAAGCAACATATCAACTCGAAATTAACAAACATTaccaaaaagagaaaacaaacaaaaccatttgAAATATCAATCAGTTCTTATGTGCCCAAGCAATTTCAAACTCAAAATAAAGTTATCATATCATTATGCCAAagagataaaacaaaaatttaaaaaaaaatcaccacataatcatcaaaatttacACATAACCATTTTAAATATCATTCAAGATAAGATCATATGCTAGATTATTGAAGAtaagaaaaacattttttaaaaaaatagatttttggatataaataaatatttgggaAA
It contains:
- the LOC120256295 gene encoding uncharacterized protein LOC120256295; the encoded protein is MDNMRASEDSQTSTIRSPTKRTGGNKRWTPTESCFFIRFMTSQVEQGFKVDKGFNPQALHATTKAMKDEFDIIVTESNVSNHLRTIGKRWERIKKLKELSRMGWDDRMKMIIMGESEYKNYIKIICGNDRASGRHAIHLGDEIDTDMYDNENFHQSPPIGCLDDMSFEETEFYVNMSTPNHTHSKSSESRGPTSTQTRRGKGKRKLISEVEAIQE